A window from Macaca nemestrina isolate mMacNem1 chromosome 8, mMacNem.hap1, whole genome shotgun sequence encodes these proteins:
- the LOC105468980 gene encoding neutrophil defensin 6-like — translation MRTLAILAAILLFALLAQAKSLQETADEAATQEQPGEDNQDLAVSFEENGLSTLRDSGSQARRTCRCRIRRCRGLESSFGNCILHGQFAKLCCR, via the exons ATGAGGACCCTCGCCATCCTTGCTGCCATTCTCCTGTTTGCCCTGCTGGCTCAGGCTAAGTCACTCCAGGAAACAGCTGATGAGGCTGCAAcccaggagcagcctggggaagaCAACCAGGACCTTGCTGTCTCCTTTGAAGAAAATGGACTCTCTACTCTTAGAGACTCAG GTTCTCAGGCAAGACGCACCTGCCGTTGCCGAATCCGCCGTTGTCGAGGCCTTGAGTCCTCTTTCGGGAATTGCATTTTACATGGCCAATTCGCCAAACTCTGCTGTCGCTGA